The Anabrus simplex isolate iqAnaSimp1 chromosome 1, ASM4041472v1, whole genome shotgun sequence genome window below encodes:
- the LOC136868862 gene encoding pro-resilin — protein sequence MAAPLNNLVLVSLLVCSGLAWENLPSIPAGRRAEYYLQHDDGSYKYGYDTGAGQSAKVDADAANEVRGHFAYVNKEGQQVSLKYSAGEAGFVPQLDGIPAPGLRAGPAAPIGNSVTSFSSGIIPGGAPSQEADGQVDADYDANADASYSFNIDTDSYKRTESSDSRGNIRGQYSYSSREGGSHGLSYIAGEGTGFVVTGGTDAAGAGAGAGAGIGAPAVPRLYGAPAAPASPYAGPAANTQGGLNPDGSYSFSFNTPDQSRQETADAQNNVRGSFSFRAKDDGQTRRVDYSAGAATGFVASGAHLPVAPSTAGLPGPGAPITPFSAAGPSPGAPGPFGAAGAPATPYSGPAANTQGGLNPDGSYSFSFSTPEQSREETADAQNNVRGSYSFRAKDDGKTRRVDYSAGTATGFVASGSHLPVAPSASGSGAPGSPVSTYSAPAPALPAASATAYSGPPSKAKSTINPDGSYSFSFNTDEQSREESADAQNNVRGSFSFRAKGDGQTRRVDYSAGAATGFVASGAHLPVAPSAGDLGVPGARGSAGIPSVYSAPAIPAVPGAGVSPYAGPASNAQGTTNPDGSYSFSYSTDDQSRQETADAQNNVRGSFSFRAKDDGQTRRVDYEAGAATGFVARGSHLPVAPSSGAPSVPVISTYAAPTSSGPASSSGPGADGSYSFSYSTNDQSREEAADPQGNVRGSFSFVAKDDGQRRRVDYEAGAEKGFIAKGAHLPASPSGIPAGGVPGTGGSPITSYQAPLGVPVSGAADGEDSGDASYSYSYQTDSSSKTESSDSQGNVQGEFSFIAGDGLTRKLTYTSRGDEGFIASGDHLPKAPAPGATGTGLGGAASGSPGAVSRLGSAPSIASGIPAYSSGHVQSVDIKGPGFALNKYLPPQRKTGYIFDSKA from the exons ATGGCCGCCCCTCTCAACAAC TTGGTGTTGGTGTCCCTGCTAGTCTGCTCGGGTCTAGCCTGGGAAAACCTACCCAGTATCCCCGCCGGGAGGCGAGCTGAGTACTATCTTCAGCACGACGACGGCTCCTACAAGTACGGCTACGATACGGGTGCGGGTCAATCGGCGAAGGTAGACGCTGATGCGGCAAATGAAGTTCGAGGGCACTTCGCTTACGTCAACAAAGAAGGCCAACAAGTGTCGCTGAAGTACTCGGCTGGCGAGGCTGGTTTCGTGCCTCAGCTGGATGGTATTCCTGCCCCTGGTCTGAGAGCAGGACCCGCTGCACCTATTGGTAA CTCTgtaacctcgttta GTAGTGGCATCATCCCGGGTGGAGCTCCTTCGCAGGAGGCCGACGGGCAAGTGGATGCAGACTACGACGCTAACGCCGATGCTTCTTACAGTTTCAACATTGACACAGACAGTTACAAACGCACCGAGTCATCCGATTCCCGTGGCAATATCCGTGGCCAGTATTCGTACAGCAGTCGCGAGGGTGGAAGTCACGGATTGAGCTACATCGCTGGCGAGGGAACTGGGTTCGTTGTCACCGGAGGTACTGATGCTGCTGGTGCCGGCGCTGGCGCTGGCGCCGGAATTGGTGCACCTGCTGTTCCTAGGCTCTATGGCGCGCCTGCTGCCCCTGCTTCACCTTACGCTGGTCCAGCCGCAAATACTCAAGGAGGACTAAATCCTGATGGTTCTTATTCATTCTCCTTCAACACACCTGATCAGTCCCGCCAAGAAACTGCAGATGCTCAGAATAATGTACGTGGAAGTTTCTCGTTCAGAGCTAAAGACGACGGTCAGACTCGCAGAGTAGACTATTCTGCTGGTGCTGCTACGGGATTCGTTGCTAGTGGTGCTCATCTTCCAGTCGCTCCGTCCACCGCAGGTCTCCCAGGTCCAGGAGCACCAATTACACCATTCTCTGCAGCTGGACCATCTCCAGGTGCTCCTGGACCTTTTGGTGCCGCAGGTGCTCCTGCAACTCCTTACTCTGGACCTGCTGCAAACACTCAAGGAGGACTAAACCCTGATGGCTCTTACTCCTTCTCCTTCAGCACCCCTGAACAATCTCGTGAGGAGACAGCTGACGCTCAAAACAACGTTAGAGGAAGTTACTCGTTCAGAGCTAAGGATGATGGAAAAACCCGAAGAGTCGATTACTCAGCAGGCACAGCCACAGGATTTGTAGCCAGTGGTTCTCACCTTCCAGTAGCTCCATCTGCAAGTGGCTCCGGAGCACCTGGCTCACCAGTCAGTACTTACTCAGCCCCAGCACCTGCTCTACCCGCTGCTTCTGCTACTGCTTATTCTGGACCTCCCTCCAAAGCAAAAAGTACAATCAACCCCGATGGCTCTTACTCCTTTTCTTTCAATACTGACGAGCAGTCTCGGGAAGAATCTGCCGATGCTCAAAATAATGTGCGCGGGAGTTTCTCCTTTAGAGCCAAGGGCGACGGACAAACTCGGCGGGTAGACTACTCGGCCGGAGCTGCCACAGGCTTCGTCGCAAGTGGAGCTCACCTGCCAGTCGCTCCATCTGCAGGAGATCTTGGTGTCCCAGGTGCTCGAGGATCCGCAGGAATTCCATCAGTTTATTCCGCTCCCGCCATCCCTGCTGTTCCTGGTGCTGGAGTCTCTCCATATGCTGGCCCAGCTTCCAACGCCCAGGGTACGACGAATCCTGATGGCTCCTACTCATTCTCTTACAGCACTGATGACCAGTCCAGACAAGAAACAGCTGACGCACAAAATAATGTTCGTGGAAGTTTCTCTTTCAGAGCGAAGGATGATGGACAAACCCGTAGAGTAGATTATGAAGCTGGTGCTGCAACTGGTTTTGTTGCCCGTGGGTCACATCTTCCTGTTGCACCATCATCTGGTGCACCAAGTGTTCCAGTGA TTAGTACTTACGCTGCTCCCACGTCATCCGGACCAGCTTCGTCTTCTGGTCCTGGAGCTGATGGTTCATATTCTTTCTCGTACAGCACAAATGACCAATCCAGAGAAGAAGCTGCAGATCCCCAGGGTAATGTCCGTGGAAGTTTCTCATTTGTAGCTAAGGATGATGGACAGAGAAGGAGAGTCGATTATGAGGCCGGAGCTGAGAAGGGATTTATTGCTAAAGGGGCACATTTGCCAGCAAGTCCCTCTGGAATCCCTGCTGGTGGCGTGCCTGGAACTGGAGGAAGCCCTATCACTTCCTATCAGGCCCCCCTAGGAGTACCCGTGTCTGGTGCTGCTGATGGTGAAGACAGCGGAGACGCATCTTATTCCTACAGCTATCAGACGGATAGCAGCAGCAAAACGGAGAGCTCAGACTCGCAGGGAAATGTTCAGGGAGAGTTCTCATTCATAGCAGGGGATGGGCTTACAAGGAAACTGACATACACCTCAAGGGGCGATGAGGGATTCATTGCCAGTGGAGATCACCTACCCAAGGCACCAGCGCCTGGTGCTACCGGTACTGGTCTCGGAGGAGCCGCATCTGGATCACCCGGTGCTGTATCAAGGCTGGGAAGTGCACCATCAATCGCTTCCGGAATACCAGCTTACAGCAGTGGCCATGTCCAATCGGTAGACATTAAAGGACCAGGATTTGCCCTCAACAAGTACCTCCCACCACAACGCAAGACTGGATACATCTTCGACAGTAAAGCATAA